One stretch of Parafrankia irregularis DNA includes these proteins:
- a CDS encoding ABC transporter permease, with translation MSGGARSAAGGGRLGLVRDEAALYLLLVRAAFRSAAQYRVSLVMYTLVEMAGAALDLATIGIIFAHLPDLDGFALSEVAFLYGSSALPFALAEALVGPLDQLGWQIKDGRMDATLTRPVSVLVQSATMDFSAQRLGRLAQPAAVFAVSLAALPVDWSPGRVAILPMMVLCGTVISISLAVGVAAVLFVAPDASVAIAAVRQGSALATQYPLTIYGRRMAMLLTFVFPVAFVNWQPALFVLGRPDPFGLPGFTGFLSPLVALASCLAAGIAWSAGIRHYRGEGG, from the coding sequence ATGTCCGGTGGCGCTCGCAGCGCCGCCGGCGGCGGGCGGCTCGGTCTGGTGCGCGACGAGGCCGCGCTCTACCTGCTCCTCGTCCGCGCGGCGTTCCGGTCGGCGGCGCAGTACCGCGTCTCGCTGGTGATGTACACGCTCGTGGAGATGGCGGGCGCCGCGCTGGACCTGGCCACGATCGGCATCATCTTCGCCCACCTCCCCGACCTCGACGGGTTCGCGCTGTCCGAGGTCGCGTTCCTCTACGGGTCCTCCGCCCTGCCCTTCGCCCTCGCCGAGGCCCTGGTGGGCCCGCTTGACCAGCTCGGCTGGCAGATCAAGGACGGAAGGATGGACGCGACGCTCACCAGGCCGGTCAGCGTGCTCGTGCAGAGCGCGACGATGGACTTCTCGGCCCAGCGGCTGGGGCGTCTCGCGCAGCCCGCCGCCGTGTTCGCGGTGAGCCTCGCCGCGCTCCCGGTGGACTGGAGCCCCGGACGGGTCGCGATCCTTCCGATGATGGTCCTCTGCGGAACGGTGATCAGTATCAGCCTCGCGGTGGGGGTGGCCGCCGTCCTGTTCGTCGCCCCGGATGCCAGCGTCGCGATCGCGGCGGTCCGCCAGGGCTCGGCGCTGGCGACCCAGTACCCGCTGACGATCTACGGCCGCCGGATGGCGATGCTGCTGACGTTCGTCTTCCCGGTCGCCTTCGTGAACTGGCAGCCCGCGCTGTTCGTACTCGGCCGGCCCGACCCGTTCGGCCTGCCGGGCTTCACCGGCTTCCTCTCGCCGCTGGTCGCGCTGGCCAGCTGCCTGGCCGCCGGGATCGCGTGGAGCGCCGGGATCCGTCACTACCGCGGGGAGGGTGGTTGA
- a CDS encoding Trp biosynthesis-associated membrane protein: MTPTPDMPTTTPPDRHSDGRTAADQAAAPAADQARRARRERMLAIVGCLVGAAAVLFSAGSTWVSARVQSGVGEKVVAAPLTVNWSGSSLAPAVTALGLLGLAGTLAIIATRRLGRTVVGILVLLAGIAILVTAGGIAIDPMGAVRGTDEVQAVVPVGEPTITGLSRTAGPWSASFGGLVLAVTGAAVVARARTWPAMSGRYQARVAAPVDAWDAIERGQDPT, translated from the coding sequence ATGACCCCGACGCCCGACATGCCCACCACCACACCACCCGATCGGCATTCCGATGGCCGCACCGCGGCCGACCAGGCCGCCGCGCCGGCCGCTGACCAGGCCCGACGGGCCCGCCGGGAACGGATGCTGGCCATCGTCGGGTGCCTGGTCGGCGCGGCAGCGGTGCTGTTCAGCGCTGGTTCCACCTGGGTGTCGGCCCGCGTGCAGTCAGGGGTGGGGGAGAAGGTGGTGGCAGCGCCGCTGACGGTGAACTGGTCCGGCAGCTCGCTGGCACCGGCGGTGACCGCCCTCGGGCTGCTCGGCCTCGCCGGGACACTGGCGATCATCGCGACCCGGCGGCTGGGCCGGACCGTGGTGGGAATCCTCGTGCTGCTCGCGGGCATCGCCATCCTCGTGACGGCGGGTGGGATCGCCATCGATCCGATGGGCGCTGTCCGCGGCACGGACGAGGTTCAGGCCGTGGTGCCCGTGGGGGAACCGACGATCACTGGGCTCTCCCGCACCGCCGGACCCTGGTCGGCCTCGTTCGGCGGCCTGGTACTGGCCGTCACGGGCGCTGCCGTGGTCGCCCGCGCGCGGACCTGGCCGGCCATGTCCGGCCGTTACCAGGCCCGCGTAGCCGCACCCGTTGACGCCTGGGACGCCATCGAGCGGGGCCAGGACCCCACCTGA
- a CDS encoding ABC transporter permease: protein MIPDRVNPPPAQANLATLPASAEPATAAAAAAAPAESPLPTRLVGSLASPGSSGRLGSAWESARMWGAISSASARRLVSYRAAILASIVSNIVLTVLRGHLALAVWTHRPGLAGYDSTAAVTFTVLGQSLVTTFAVFGGMIDIPWRVRNGSIEVDLVRPLGFQRWYLGLEVGRAAVYLASRALPAAIVGVLLFDLRLPRTAGAAAAFAVSLGLALLVSFGLRYLVALSAFWMTDFRGVQAVSALVMMFFSGAVLPLVLFPGALGTIAGLLPFGAVIQTPMDLYLGTADDGPVRALAFQAAWALVLLLAGQALTSRAIRRLVVQNG from the coding sequence ATGATTCCCGACCGGGTGAATCCCCCACCGGCACAGGCGAATCTGGCGACGCTGCCGGCGTCCGCGGAGCCGGCGACAGCGGCGGCGGCAGCGGCGGCACCCGCCGAATCGCCCCTCCCGACGCGGCTGGTCGGCAGCCTGGCCAGTCCCGGCAGTTCCGGCAGGCTCGGCAGCGCGTGGGAGTCGGCGCGGATGTGGGGCGCGATCTCGTCCGCCTCCGCACGCCGGCTGGTCAGCTACCGGGCGGCGATCCTGGCGTCGATCGTGTCGAACATCGTGCTCACCGTGCTGCGCGGGCACCTGGCGCTGGCCGTGTGGACGCACCGCCCGGGCCTCGCCGGCTACGACAGCACCGCGGCGGTCACCTTCACCGTGCTCGGGCAGTCCCTGGTGACGACCTTCGCCGTCTTCGGCGGAATGATCGACATCCCCTGGCGGGTCCGGAACGGCAGCATCGAGGTCGACCTGGTCCGGCCGCTGGGCTTCCAACGCTGGTACCTCGGGCTCGAGGTGGGGCGGGCGGCCGTGTACCTGGCCAGCCGCGCCCTGCCGGCGGCGATCGTCGGGGTGCTCCTGTTCGACCTGCGGCTGCCGCGCACAGCCGGTGCGGCGGCCGCCTTCGCCGTGAGCCTGGGGCTGGCGCTGCTGGTGAGCTTCGGCCTGCGCTATCTGGTCGCGCTCAGCGCGTTCTGGATGACCGACTTCCGCGGCGTGCAGGCGGTCTCGGCGCTGGTGATGATGTTCTTCTCCGGGGCGGTCCTGCCGCTCGTCCTGTTCCCGGGCGCGCTCGGCACCATCGCCGGCCTGCTGCCCTTCGGCGCCGTCATCCAGACCCCGATGGACCTCTACCTGGGCACCGCGGACGACGGCCCGGTCCGCGCACTGGCCTTCCAGGCCGCCTGGGCCCTCGTGCTGCTGCTGGCCGGGCAGGCGCTGACATCCCGGGCGATCCGGCGTCTGGTGGTGCAGAACGGTTGA
- the hisF gene encoding imidazole glycerol phosphate synthase subunit HisF — MTVAVRVIPCLDVDGGRVVKGVNFTDLRDAGDPVEMARLYDAEGADELTFLDITASSGNRETTYDIVRRTAEQVFIPLTVGGGVRAVDDVDRLLRAGADKVGINTAAVARPELVRECALRFGSQCIVLSVDARRSREPGGPLFEVTTHGGRRGTGIDAVEWAARAVELGAGEILLNSMDADGTQDGYDLKMISAVRAAVDVPVIASGGAGRLDHFAPAVAAGADAVLAASVFHFGRMRISEVKKELRDADIPVR; from the coding sequence GTGACGGTCGCGGTCCGGGTGATCCCCTGCCTCGACGTCGACGGCGGCAGGGTTGTTAAAGGTGTGAACTTCACCGACCTGCGCGACGCCGGTGACCCGGTCGAGATGGCCCGGCTCTACGACGCCGAGGGCGCCGACGAGCTCACCTTCCTGGACATCACCGCGTCCAGCGGCAACCGGGAGACCACGTACGACATCGTCCGGCGCACCGCCGAGCAGGTCTTCATCCCGCTCACCGTCGGCGGGGGAGTGCGTGCGGTCGACGACGTCGACCGGCTGCTGCGGGCCGGCGCCGACAAGGTCGGCATCAACACGGCCGCGGTGGCGCGCCCGGAGCTGGTCCGCGAGTGCGCGCTGCGGTTCGGCAGCCAGTGCATCGTGCTCTCCGTCGACGCGCGCCGCTCCCGTGAGCCGGGTGGCCCGCTGTTCGAGGTGACGACGCACGGCGGGCGTCGCGGTACCGGCATCGACGCGGTCGAATGGGCGGCGCGCGCCGTCGAGCTGGGCGCCGGCGAGATCCTGCTGAACTCGATGGACGCCGACGGCACGCAGGACGGCTACGACCTGAAGATGATCAGTGCGGTGCGGGCGGCGGTGGACGTCCCCGTGATCGCCAGCGGCGGGGCCGGTCGGCTCGACCACTTCGCCCCCGCCGTCGCGGCCGGAGCCGACGCGGTGCTCGCGGCCAGCGTCTTCCACTTCGGGCGGATGCGGATCTCCGAGGTGAAGAAGGAGCTGCGCGACGCGGACATCCCGGTGCGCTGA
- a CDS encoding ABC transporter ATP-binding protein → MPGDLASSVAASLAPRRRARACVADVAAGATDGAEAVTAAEAEAVAAEADAAAGATGATAATVDVPAPRARAARPAVAGAGGHAPGVIGRGLGILANAVREEPRIFAAAFVGSSLYALATVASSLALGEITERVVVPSIRDGHADGSTLLGAGAIMVGIGFARACGLFLRRLVSGMMQYRLQATYRRRVTRQYLQLPLAWHQRHSTGSLLSNANADVEATWAPIAPLPFAAGVLVMLAAALGLLVATDPLLALVGCVVFPAFGAVNIIYGRLVSPLYGRVQQLRGEVSGVAHESFDGALVVKTLGREADETSRFEVKAQELRDAMVRAGRIRGMFDPVMEALPNLGVLTVIVVGAVRIDAGSLTVGELVRVAYLFTLLAFPIRAIGWVFGELPRSVVGHERVAAVLAASGGLTHGTAQLAGSGPAALQVSGVGYRYPAPAAGRPTAEDVADPAGTVDPADSVDVAADAVDALDAVGVGRAALSGVTFDVPPGRVVALTGRTGSGKSTLVNLLARLIDPSGGTIRLDGVDLPELAAGEVTGAVALVPQQTFLFDDTVRANVALGLDVGDDEIWEALRRAQADRFVRALPAGLDTRVGERGTTLSGGQRQRIGLARALVRHPRLLILDDATSSVDPRIEASILADLRARAGAATVVIVAYRRSTVELADEVVFLAGGRVVAQGTHRELLNRSPGYAELLTAYDEAADGRSPAAAVPAVPEVAP, encoded by the coding sequence GTGCCCGGTGACCTCGCGTCCAGCGTCGCAGCCAGCCTCGCTCCCCGCAGACGGGCGCGGGCGTGCGTGGCGGATGTCGCCGCGGGTGCCACGGATGGCGCCGAGGCCGTAACAGCCGCCGAGGCCGAGGCCGTGGCCGCGGAGGCGGACGCCGCCGCGGGTGCCACCGGCGCCACAGCCGCCACCGTTGACGTTCCTGCGCCCCGGGCCAGGGCGGCCCGTCCGGCGGTGGCGGGCGCGGGCGGTCACGCACCCGGGGTGATCGGGCGCGGGCTGGGCATCCTCGCGAACGCGGTACGCGAGGAGCCGCGGATCTTCGCCGCGGCCTTCGTCGGCAGCTCGCTGTACGCGTTGGCGACGGTGGCGAGCTCGCTGGCGCTCGGCGAGATCACCGAGCGGGTGGTGGTCCCGAGCATCCGGGACGGGCACGCCGACGGGAGCACGCTGCTCGGCGCCGGTGCGATCATGGTCGGCATCGGGTTCGCGCGCGCGTGCGGCCTGTTCCTGCGCCGACTGGTCTCCGGGATGATGCAGTACCGGCTGCAGGCCACCTACCGGCGCCGGGTCACCCGCCAGTACCTTCAGCTGCCGTTGGCATGGCATCAGCGGCACTCGACCGGCTCGCTGTTGTCGAACGCGAACGCCGACGTCGAGGCGACCTGGGCACCGATCGCGCCGCTGCCGTTCGCCGCGGGCGTGCTGGTCATGCTGGCCGCCGCACTGGGGCTGCTGGTCGCGACGGACCCGCTGCTCGCACTGGTGGGGTGTGTGGTGTTCCCCGCCTTCGGCGCCGTCAACATCATCTACGGGCGCCTGGTGTCACCGCTGTACGGGCGGGTTCAGCAGCTGCGCGGTGAGGTCAGCGGCGTCGCGCACGAGTCGTTCGACGGGGCGCTGGTCGTCAAGACGCTCGGCCGGGAGGCCGATGAGACGTCCCGCTTCGAGGTGAAGGCGCAGGAGCTGCGCGACGCGATGGTCCGCGCCGGCCGGATCCGCGGGATGTTCGACCCGGTCATGGAGGCGCTGCCCAACCTGGGCGTGCTCACCGTGATCGTGGTCGGCGCGGTCCGTATCGACGCCGGCTCGCTCACCGTCGGCGAGCTGGTGCGGGTGGCGTACCTGTTCACCCTGCTGGCGTTTCCGATCAGGGCGATCGGATGGGTCTTCGGCGAGCTCCCGCGGTCGGTGGTCGGTCATGAGCGGGTGGCGGCGGTGCTCGCGGCGAGTGGCGGGCTCACCCACGGCACCGCCCAGCTCGCCGGGTCCGGTCCGGCCGCGCTGCAGGTGAGCGGAGTCGGCTACCGGTATCCCGCGCCGGCGGCGGGCCGGCCCACCGCCGAGGACGTCGCCGACCCCGCCGGCACCGTGGATCCTGCCGACAGCGTGGACGTCGCCGCCGACGCCGTGGACGCTCTGGACGCGGTGGGCGTCGGGCGGGCGGCGCTGTCCGGCGTCACGTTCGACGTGCCGCCCGGCCGGGTGGTGGCGCTCACCGGCCGCACCGGCTCGGGCAAGTCGACCCTGGTGAACCTGCTCGCCCGCCTCATCGACCCGAGCGGTGGCACGATCCGTCTCGACGGGGTGGACCTGCCCGAGCTCGCGGCCGGCGAGGTCACCGGCGCGGTCGCGCTCGTCCCTCAGCAGACGTTCCTGTTCGACGACACCGTGCGGGCCAACGTGGCGCTGGGCCTCGACGTGGGCGACGACGAGATCTGGGAGGCCCTGCGCCGCGCCCAGGCGGACCGTTTCGTGCGCGCGCTGCCCGCGGGCCTGGACACCCGCGTCGGCGAGCGAGGAACCACGTTGTCCGGCGGCCAGCGCCAACGCATCGGCCTGGCCCGCGCGCTGGTCCGCCACCCGCGGCTGCTCATCCTGGACGACGCGACCTCCAGCGTCGACCCGCGGATCGAGGCGTCCATCCTCGCCGATCTGCGGGCCCGGGCCGGCGCCGCCACGGTGGTGATCGTCGCCTACCGCCGCTCGACGGTCGAGCTCGCGGACGAGGTTGTCTTCCTGGCCGGCGGCCGGGTGGTCGCGCAGGGCACGCACCGGGAGCTGCTGAATCGCTCGCCTGGTTATGCCGAGCTGCTTACCGCCTACGACGAGGCGGCGGACGGGCGGTCGCCGGCCGCCGCGGTTCCGGCCGTTCCGGAGGTCGCGCCGTGA
- a CDS encoding ABC transporter ATP-binding protein, translated as MGGGAVGEGLWATLGRLHRLVPELTAGILGTLGLAIIATVGKVVVPVVIQQALDRGVWDGGADLGVIGISVGFAAVAIGVTAVAAYRMNVRLYRLSESALATLRVRAFRHVHDLSMLSQSEQRRGSLTSRVTTDIDTMSQFLQFGGVMLIVSLGQMVIATVLMFVYSWQLTLVVYAFFVPLVLATHRFQKRLARRYGVVRERVGEMLGAIAESVVGAQVVRAYGSQQRTARRIGTTVEDYRVAQTQAQTLVAGVFAGVEIVAALTTASVVVLGVALGVDDSLTTGQLVAFLFLLTLFVMPIQSLTEVLNEGSNAIAGLRRVVDVLDTPTDIRDPGADGGGRLLPDGPLGVRFDQVGFAYPGGPPVLHDVTLDLAARTRVAVVGETGSGKTTMAKLLTRLMDPTDGTVLIGDVPLGEVRFDSLRRRVVMVPQDGFLFDLTVAGNVRYGRPDATDEEIMVAFEQLGLGEWLAGLPAGIATRVGERGDLLSAGERQLVALARAQLADPDLLVLDEATSAVDPATEVRIASALLALTRDRTSVTIAHRLSTAEAADEVIVVDAGRVVQRGTHADLVAVPGVYRRLHESWAAGVSSR; from the coding sequence ATGGGTGGAGGCGCGGTGGGCGAGGGGCTGTGGGCGACCCTCGGCCGGCTGCACCGGCTGGTGCCGGAGCTGACCGCCGGGATCCTCGGCACGCTCGGACTGGCGATCATCGCCACGGTGGGCAAGGTGGTCGTCCCCGTGGTCATCCAGCAGGCACTGGACCGCGGTGTGTGGGATGGCGGAGCCGACCTGGGGGTCATCGGGATCTCGGTGGGTTTCGCGGCTGTCGCCATCGGAGTCACCGCCGTCGCTGCCTACCGGATGAACGTCCGGCTCTACCGCCTGTCGGAGAGCGCGCTCGCGACCCTGCGGGTCCGGGCGTTCCGGCACGTGCATGACCTGTCGATGCTCAGCCAGTCCGAGCAGCGGCGCGGGTCGCTGACCTCGCGGGTGACCACCGACATCGACACCATGTCGCAGTTTCTGCAGTTCGGCGGCGTCATGTTGATCGTCTCACTGGGGCAGATGGTCATCGCGACGGTCCTGATGTTCGTCTACTCCTGGCAGCTGACGCTGGTGGTGTACGCGTTCTTCGTGCCGCTGGTCCTCGCGACCCACCGGTTCCAGAAGCGGCTGGCCCGCCGGTACGGCGTGGTGCGGGAGCGGGTCGGCGAGATGCTCGGCGCGATCGCCGAGTCCGTGGTGGGCGCACAGGTGGTGCGCGCGTACGGGTCGCAGCAGCGGACCGCCCGACGGATCGGGACCACGGTGGAGGACTACCGGGTCGCGCAGACCCAGGCGCAGACGCTGGTGGCCGGGGTGTTCGCGGGGGTGGAGATCGTCGCCGCGCTGACGACGGCGTCGGTGGTCGTGCTGGGGGTCGCGCTCGGCGTCGACGACTCGCTGACGACCGGCCAGCTCGTGGCCTTCCTGTTTCTGCTGACGCTGTTCGTGATGCCGATCCAGTCGCTGACCGAGGTGCTGAACGAGGGCTCCAACGCGATCGCCGGGCTCCGGCGGGTCGTCGACGTGCTCGACACGCCGACCGACATCCGCGACCCCGGTGCCGACGGCGGAGGGCGCCTGCTGCCGGACGGCCCGCTGGGCGTCCGGTTCGACCAGGTCGGCTTCGCCTACCCGGGCGGACCGCCGGTGCTCCACGACGTGACCCTCGACCTGGCGGCCCGGACGAGGGTGGCGGTCGTCGGCGAGACCGGCTCCGGCAAGACGACCATGGCGAAGCTGCTGACCCGGCTGATGGACCCCACCGACGGCACCGTCCTGATCGGCGACGTCCCGCTGGGTGAGGTGCGTTTCGACTCGCTGCGCCGCCGCGTGGTCATGGTGCCGCAGGACGGCTTCCTGTTCGACCTGACCGTGGCGGGCAACGTCCGCTACGGGCGCCCCGACGCCACCGATGAGGAGATCATGGTGGCGTTCGAGCAGCTGGGGCTGGGGGAGTGGCTCGCTGGCCTTCCGGCCGGGATCGCCACCAGGGTCGGTGAACGTGGCGATCTGCTCTCGGCCGGCGAGCGCCAGCTCGTCGCGCTGGCCCGGGCCCAGCTGGCCGACCCGGACCTGCTGGTCCTCGACGAGGCGACCTCCGCGGTGGACCCGGCCACCGAGGTCCGGATCGCCTCGGCCCTGCTGGCCCTGACCCGCGACCGGACGTCCGTCACGATCGCGCACCGGCTCTCGACGGCCGAGGCCGCGGACGAGGTGATCGTGGTGGACGCGGGCCGGGTCGTCCAGCGCGGCACGCACGCCGACCTCGTCGCGGTTCCCGGGGTGTACCGGCGGCTGCACGAGTCCTGGGCCGCCGGAGTCTCCTCCCGCTGA
- the priA gene encoding bifunctional 1-(5-phosphoribosyl)-5-((5-phosphoribosylamino)methylideneamino)imidazole-4-carboxamide isomerase/phosphoribosylanthranilate isomerase PriA, whose protein sequence is MTLTLLPAVDVADGLAVRLVQGEAGSETSYGDPREAALTWQRDGAEWIHLVDLDAAFGRGSNRELIAEVVRSVDVAVELSGGIRDDESLDAALATGATRVNIGTAALENPDWVRAAIDRVGDRIAVGLDVRGTTLAARGWTRDGGELYEVLARLDADGCARYVLTDVRRDGTLTGPNVELLRAVTAATKRPVVASGGVSSLDDLRAIAAVPGVEGAIIGKALYAGAFTLPEALSVAAGAGAAAGTAPGSP, encoded by the coding sequence GTGACGTTGACGCTGCTACCCGCGGTGGACGTGGCTGACGGCCTGGCCGTCCGTCTGGTCCAGGGCGAGGCCGGATCCGAGACCTCCTATGGCGACCCCCGTGAGGCGGCGCTGACCTGGCAGCGTGACGGCGCCGAGTGGATCCATCTGGTCGATCTCGACGCGGCCTTCGGTCGTGGCTCCAACCGGGAGCTGATCGCCGAGGTCGTGCGCTCCGTCGACGTCGCCGTCGAGCTCTCCGGCGGCATCCGCGACGACGAGTCCCTCGACGCCGCGCTGGCGACCGGGGCGACCCGGGTCAACATCGGCACCGCCGCGCTGGAGAACCCGGACTGGGTCCGCGCGGCGATCGACCGCGTCGGCGACCGGATCGCGGTCGGCCTGGACGTCCGCGGAACCACCCTCGCCGCCCGCGGCTGGACGCGTGACGGCGGCGAGCTCTACGAGGTTCTCGCCCGCCTCGACGCCGACGGGTGCGCCCGTTACGTCCTCACCGACGTCCGCCGGGACGGAACGCTGACCGGTCCGAACGTCGAGCTGCTGCGGGCCGTGACGGCCGCGACGAAGCGGCCGGTGGTCGCCAGCGGCGGGGTCTCCTCCCTGGACGATCTGCGTGCCATCGCCGCGGTGCCCGGTGTCGAGGGCGCCATCATCGGCAAGGCGCTCTACGCCGGCGCGTTCACCCTGCCCGAGGCCCTGTCCGTCGCGGCGGGCGCGGGTGCGGCGGCGGGGACGGCACCGGGCTCGCCGTGA
- the hisI gene encoding phosphoribosyl-AMP cyclohydrolase, which produces MTAPASALDPAIARQLKRDGAGLFPAVAQQYDTGEVLMLGWMDDEALHRTLTTGRATYWSRSRSEYWVKGDTSGHVQWVRSVALDCDGDTVLVRVDQVGAACHTGERTCFVGRELPVEAGPAAAEVSAAAASAGERASVTASTRGAGR; this is translated from the coding sequence GTGACCGCACCAGCCTCAGCTCTCGATCCCGCCATCGCCCGCCAGCTCAAGCGGGACGGGGCGGGTCTGTTCCCGGCCGTAGCCCAGCAGTACGACACGGGCGAGGTCCTCATGCTCGGCTGGATGGACGATGAGGCGCTGCACCGGACCCTCACCACCGGCCGCGCCACCTACTGGAGCCGAAGCCGGTCCGAGTACTGGGTCAAGGGGGACACCAGCGGGCACGTGCAGTGGGTTCGCTCGGTCGCTCTCGACTGCGACGGGGATACCGTGCTCGTCCGGGTGGACCAGGTAGGGGCGGCTTGCCACACGGGGGAGCGCACCTGCTTCGTCGGTCGGGAGCTGCCCGTCGAGGCCGGCCCGGCCGCGGCGGAAGTGTCGGCCGCGGCAGCGTCGGCCGGGGAGCGCGCCTCCGTGACGGCGTCGACGAGGGGAGCAGGTCGATGA
- a CDS encoding anthranilate synthase component I, whose protein sequence is MTTGVITPTREEFHQLAAHQPVVAVSRRLLADGETPVGVYRKLAGGPGTFLLESAEHGGVWSRYSFIGVRAAATLTERDGQAVWVDGVPPPGLPSGGDPLEVLRAVERQLCSPRPEGTPPLLGGLVGYLSYDIVRRIERLPANSVNDLGIPELRMLLTTDLAVLDHTDGSCQLVANVFTGVTGSGDGAEGAGTGRTGELDAAYDDAVHRIEVMTADLGKWSEPTVATTTGAVTGVRDFVSATEAGGYRAAIERSIEEIRAGECFQIVVSQRFERPTSADALDVYRVLRASNPSPYMYLLRFADHDVVGSSPEAHVKVTGRRALLHPIAGSRPRGETPEHDAELAAQLLADPKERSEHVMLVDLVRNDLGRVCVPGSVRVVEFAAVERFSHIMHIVSTVIGQVAPERSAVDVLAATFPAGTLSGAPKVRAMEIIDELEPTRRALYGGVVGYLDFGGDLDTAIAIRTAVLRSGMAYVQAGAGIVADSVPETEDLESRTKAAAVLRAIEVAESLRSPS, encoded by the coding sequence ATGACGACCGGCGTGATCACGCCCACCCGCGAGGAGTTCCACCAGCTCGCGGCGCACCAGCCGGTCGTGGCGGTGTCCCGGCGCCTGCTGGCCGACGGGGAGACCCCGGTCGGGGTGTACCGCAAGCTGGCCGGCGGCCCGGGCACGTTCCTGCTGGAGTCCGCCGAGCATGGTGGTGTGTGGTCGCGGTACTCGTTCATCGGGGTACGCGCCGCCGCCACCCTCACGGAACGTGATGGCCAGGCCGTCTGGGTGGACGGGGTGCCGCCGCCGGGCCTGCCGAGCGGTGGTGATCCGCTGGAGGTCCTGCGGGCCGTCGAGCGGCAGCTCTGCTCGCCCCGCCCGGAGGGGACCCCGCCGCTGCTCGGCGGCCTGGTCGGCTACCTGTCCTACGACATCGTCCGGCGCATCGAGCGGCTGCCGGCGAACTCCGTCAATGATCTCGGGATTCCCGAGCTGCGGATGTTGCTGACGACCGACCTCGCCGTCCTGGACCACACCGACGGGTCGTGCCAGCTGGTGGCGAACGTCTTCACCGGCGTCACCGGAAGCGGCGATGGTGCGGAGGGCGCCGGTACCGGCCGTACCGGCGAGCTGGACGCGGCGTACGACGACGCGGTGCACCGCATCGAGGTGATGACGGCCGATCTCGGCAAGTGGAGCGAGCCGACCGTGGCGACCACGACGGGGGCCGTCACCGGGGTACGGGACTTCGTCTCCGCCACCGAGGCGGGTGGCTACCGGGCCGCGATCGAGCGGTCGATCGAGGAGATCCGCGCCGGCGAGTGCTTCCAGATCGTCGTCTCGCAGCGTTTCGAACGCCCCACCTCCGCCGACGCGCTGGATGTGTACCGGGTCCTGCGGGCGTCCAACCCCAGCCCGTACATGTATCTGCTGCGCTTCGCCGATCATGACGTCGTCGGGTCCTCGCCCGAGGCACACGTCAAGGTCACGGGCCGCCGAGCGCTGCTGCACCCGATCGCCGGCAGCCGGCCGCGGGGCGAGACTCCCGAGCACGACGCCGAGCTGGCCGCCCAGCTGCTGGCCGACCCGAAGGAACGATCCGAGCACGTCATGCTGGTGGACCTGGTCCGCAACGATCTCGGGCGGGTCTGTGTGCCCGGTTCGGTGCGGGTCGTCGAGTTCGCCGCGGTCGAGCGGTTCTCGCACATCATGCACATCGTCTCCACCGTGATCGGTCAGGTCGCGCCCGAACGCAGCGCCGTCGACGTGCTTGCCGCCACCTTCCCCGCGGGCACCCTGTCCGGAGCCCCGAAGGTGCGTGCCATGGAGATCATCGACGAGCTGGAGCCGACCCGGCGTGCTCTCTACGGGGGCGTGGTCGGCTATCTCGACTTCGGCGGTGATCTGGACACCGCCATCGCCATCCGCACCGCGGTGCTGCGCTCCGGCATGGCCTATGTGCAGGCCGGCGCCGGCATCGTCGCGGACTCGGTGCCGGAGACGGAGGATCTGGAGAGCCGGACGAAGGCCGCCGCGGTGCTCCGCGCGATCGAGGTGGCGGAGTCGCTCCGCTCGCCGTCATGA